The genomic DNA CGGCTCGGACGGCTCATCCGCCCAGCGGGGACTTGGCGTCTCAAGGCGCGGCGTCTCCACGCGCTCGCGGTCTTTTTCCTGGCGCGAGCCGGCGGGCGCCTCGACCGGCTGCGCGGGGCGCCTCTCGAGACCCTGAGAGCCCAGCTCCTCGCGGTGCCCGGCATCGGCCCCGAGACAGCCGGCGCCATACTGCTCTACGCCCTGGGGCGGCCGGTCTTCGTCGCCGACGCCTACACGCGCCGCGTGCTCTCGCGCCACCGGATGGTGCCCGCCGACATCGGCTACGATGAGCTCAGGCGTTTCCTCGAGGGGCACCTGCCCGGCGACCCGGCGCTCTTCAACGAGCTCCACGCGCTCCTGGTGGCCGTCGCCAAGTCTCACTGCCGCGCGCGGCCCCGATGCGAGGGCTGCCCGCTGCGCTTCGACCTCAGGGGGCGGCGACCTCGCGGATGAGCCGGGCCAGGCGTTGGGCGGCGTCGGGGACGGCGAGCGTCCGGGCGCGCGCGCCCATCGCCTCGAGGGCCGCGCGATCCGCCAGGAGGCGCGTGAGCGTGTCCACGAGGCGCTCTACCGTGAGATCGCCCTGCGGAAGGACCACGGCGCCCCCCGCGGCCTCCACGAGCCCGGCGTTGGCCGTCTGCTCGTCACCGCTCGCCCCCGGAAGCGGGATGAAGACGGCCGGCACGCCGAGACTGCAGCACTCGATGACGGTGCCCGCCCCGCTGCGCCCCACGAGCAGGGTCGTCGCCGCGTAGACGTCGCGGAGCTCGGCGCCGATGTATGTTCTCACGGCGTAGCGCGGCCGGATCGCAGGCGGCAGGGCGCGGGCCCGATCCTGGAGCCAGGAGTGATCGCCGGTCTCGGCGTTGTCACCGCACTGGTGGAGGATCTGGCAGATCGCGAGAAGCCGCGGCAGCGCCTCGCCCACCACGCGGTTGATCCGGTGAGAGCCTTGGGCGCCGCCCGTGATGTAGACCAGCGGCCTAGCCGCGTCGAAGCCGAAGTGCCCGAGCGCGGCCTCGCGGCTGCCTCCCAGGATTTCCTCTCTCACGGGATTGCCCGTCAGGACGACCCGGTCCGTCGGGAATCCGCTGCCCAACCCAGGAGAGGACACGGCGAAGGACACGGCGATCCGGGCGGCGAAGCGCGCCGTCAAGCGATTGGCGAGGCCGGGGACGGCCGTCTGCTCGTGGACCACGATGGGGATGCCGAGAACGCGGGCCGCGAGCGCGGGCGGCACGCTGACGAAGCCGCCCAAGGAGAAAAGAACCGCGGGTCTCAGGCTCCGCAGGAGCCTCCAGGACTGGATCAGGCCCGCGGGCACGCGCACGAGGAGATCGCTCGCGTTGCGCCGGTCCCAGTAGCGGCGGAGCTTGCCCGTCGAGA from Candidatus Rokuibacteriota bacterium includes the following:
- a CDS encoding endonuclease III domain-containing protein, encoding MSLRHRLLRVYTALHARYGPQDWWPARSRFEVAVGAVLTQHTAWPGVERAIHNLRAARRLGPRRLARLALPRLGRLIRPAGTWRLKARRLHALAVFFLARAGGRLDRLRGAPLETLRAQLLAVPGIGPETAGAILLYALGRPVFVADAYTRRVLSRHRMVPADIGYDELRRFLEGHLPGDPALFNELHALLVAVAKSHCRARPRCEGCPLRFDLRGRRPRG
- the murG gene encoding undecaprenyldiphospho-muramoylpentapeptide beta-N-acetylglucosaminyltransferase, coding for MRVVIAGGGTGGHTSAGLAVAAALVRDGAEVHWIGSHDGVEARRVPEAGLPFHPISTGKLRRYWDRRNASDLLVRVPAGLIQSWRLLRSLRPAVLFSLGGFVSVPPALAARVLGIPIVVHEQTAVPGLANRLTARFAARIAVSFAVSSPGLGSGFPTDRVVLTGNPVREEILGGSREAALGHFGFDAARPLVYITGGAQGSHRINRVVGEALPRLLAICQILHQCGDNAETGDHSWLQDRARALPPAIRPRYAVRTYIGAELRDVYAATTLLVGRSGAGTVIECCSLGVPAVFIPLPGASGDEQTANAGLVEAAGGAVVLPQGDLTVERLVDTLTRLLADRAALEAMGARARTLAVPDAAQRLARLIREVAAP